The genomic interval CCTTCATCACCCCACTGGGCACCTACAACAATTTGAACGGACATTCTAATACCTCAAAAAAAAACTCCGGCTCAATAAGAACCGGAGTTGATTTAAAATTTTATTGTTTTAAAATGCAGCTAATGCCGAATCTAAATCTTGCTCAATTTCAAAAACAGTAACCAACTTTGTGATTTTTAAAAGATTCAAAATCCTGTCTGAAACGTTTGTGACAACTAATTTGCCACCATTATTTTTTAAAGTGGTAATTACACCAATCAAAATACCGAGACCAGAACTATTCATCCATTCAACATGCTCAAGATCAATTACAATATTTATCTTTCCTTTATCGATAAAATTATTGATCTGTTCATTTATCTGGCCTGCTTCAGGACCTCCCATTATTTTGCCTGATAAAGCAATAATCACAATACCATTTTTTTCTGATACCTGATTGACCATCTTAAATCCCTTCCTTTAAAGCTGTATTATAATACTTTAAGCTTTCTTGGTTTTCCAGTCTACAACAATCGGACTGGCGACAAATATTGAAGAATAAGTACCAATAAGAACACCAATTATTAATGCAAATGCAAATGTTTTTAAAACCTCTCCTCCAAGGAAATAAAGAACTACTACAACAATCAAAGTTGTTAACGATGTCACAACTGTACGAGATAGTGTTTCGTTGAGGCTTTTATTGACAAGATCAGTAATATCTTTGATGTTTTTGCTGGCTGCTTTTAAATTTTCCCTTACTCTGTCAAATACAACAATTGTATCGTTAAGTGAGTATCCAACAATGGTTAAAACGGCAGCTATTATTGGTGCAGAGATTTCAATTTCAAAAACAGAAAAAATCCCAAGCGTGATAATAACGTCATGTGCAAGGGCAGCAATAGCGCCAATAGAGAACTTAAATTCAAATCGGACAATGACGTAAAGAAGAATCAATAGCATTGCTACGAATATGGCATACAAAGCATCCAGAAGAAGTTCAACACCAATTTTTGGCCCTACCGTTTCATTTCTTAATATTTCAAACGGGTTATCGGGAATAGCTGCATTAATATCAGCGGAAAGCAGGCTGGCAATATCTTCTTTGATATGCTCGGTGCTCATGCGGATAGAAATTTCATTCTCAGCGCCGAAATGTTTGATCTCACCTTTTAAATTTCTTGATGCAAGAAGGTCACGAAATTCCTGTATCTCAACATTTTTTTCAAACTGTAAATGTAATAACGAACCGCCGGTAAAATCGATATTCAATTTTGGCCCGCCATGTAAAATTAAAGAACCGATGGAGATTATAAGCAATGTTGCACTTACAATATATCCCATTTTTCTTTTATCGATTAAAGCAAAATTTGTGTTATTAAAAAATTGCATGAATTAACAAACTCCTATAAAATCCGGGTTAAATACTTAGTTGTTTTACAGCACTTCTATCAAGTACTGAATTAAAGATAACTCGGGTGATAATGATCGCTGTAAACAAACTGGCAACAATACCAATCATCAATGTAACAGCAAAACCTTTAATTGGGCCGGAACCAAATGTGTATAAAACAAGCCCGGCAATAAATGTTGTAACGTTGGCATCTAAAATAGTTATCAATGCTTTGCCATAACCCTGGTCTAGCGATGCCCGTATTGTTTTTCCTTTTCTGATTTCTTCACGTACTCTTTCAAAAATCAACACATTGGCGTCAACTGCCATACCAATTGTTAAAATGATACCTGCAATACCAGGAAGGGTTAATGTAGCTCCAAATGATGCCATTACTGCCATAATAAAAACAAGGTTTAAAATTAGTGCTAAATTTGCAACAAACCCGGAAAGGCGGTAATAAATCACCATAAAAATCATAACGATAAGCAGCCCAAGTGCAGCTGAATAGCCACCAGATTTGATGGAGTCAGTCCCTAAAGACGGCCCAACTGTACGTTCTTCAATAATTGCAACAGGAGCCGGCAAAGCACCTGCTTTTAAAATAATACTTAAATCTTTAGCGTCATCAAAAGTATCCATGCCTGTGATCCGTGCACGGCCATTTGAAATTTTTGTTTGAAGATTTGGTGCGAGATATACTTTATTGTCAAGTATAATTGCAAGGCGTTTACCAATGTTTGCCCCGGTAACACGTGCAAAAGTTTTTGAACCATCATCATTTAATGTAATAGAAACTTCATATTTCCCGATATTTGATGGATCATTTAGATCTGCTTGCATTGGGTTCGTGTCAATAATTGTTTCGCCGCTTAGCTCAACAGGTGCATTTACAAGATAGACCTGAAGAAACTCATCATTGAGTTGTTTCTTTGATCCCCATACAAATTCTGCACTTCCTGCTGTTTCTGCGATTATTTTAGAGATTTCAGGAAGCTCAATTATTGTTTTGAACTTGTTTTCATTATCTACAGGAACAACTAAAGTGTTTTTGTCATTTGGATGTTGAAAGAAAAGACCTTCTTCGAAAAGTGAGTTTTTTGCAATGGAAGTACTGTCCGCGGTAGAGTCATTGCTTGTTTCAGTTACACCAAATAAGTCTTCTAATGCTGTTGAGGTTGTATCACTTTCAACTTCTGAAGATTTTGAAGTATCATTCGGAGATATTCTTGAAACAATAAATTCATTTATTCTTGTAGCAACCCTTTCAGTTGTTACATCATCTTTTAAAAGCTTAAACTCTAATAAAGCCGTTTTTCCAATAATGCGATGTACCCTGTTTCTGTCAGTAACACCTGCAAGCTCAAGAATAATGCGCCTGCCACCGGCTTTCTGAATGGTTGGTTCTGAAACACCAAATTGGTCAATCCTGTTACGAAGGATTTCAAGAGATCTATCAACAGCCTCAACAGTTTGATCATTTAAGAATGTGATTACATCTTCCCGTGTCCTACGATCAGCATTGGCGTAGTAACGTTCAAGGCGCATCTCTTTTTTTACAAGGTTTTCTTCAAAAACAGTAACAAAGTCTTCATCTGTTTCATCTACGCGAGTTGCTGTTTCCTCAAGCGCATCCACAAATTCTTTATTTTTATATTTTGCAAGCTTTTCCATTAGCTTACGCACATCTACTTCAAGGACAACATGCATTCCACCTTGCAGGTCCAGTCCCAGGGAAATTGCTTTTGATTTCAGTTCGATGAGTTGATCATTGTCAGTTTTTTGCAATTCTTCTTTTTCAACTTCACTCATCATACTTAAATTAATGGTGGGATATAAAAGGTATAATGCGGTTATAATTGCAATAAATATAAATACAATTCGCATTGTTGAGTTAGATTTCATTAAAACTTAATTCCTCCGGAAGTTTTTAATTTTATTATAATTGAGTTTAAAAATGTTTAAATAACAGCTTACAAATTTAGGAGCATGCTATTTTAAAGTCAAACAAAAAATAGGGTTTACCTTGTGAAGTTTATTTTTGCGTAATTTGTCTTCAAACAAGCAAAAAACAGGTGAACAAAGGTGATTATAAATTAAGCAATCAGATTATTCAAATCTTGTTCACTTATTATTTCAACACCCAGCTTTTCCGCTTTAGTAAGTTTGGAGCCGGCCTTTTCACCTGCAAGCAGATAACTTGTTTTTTTTGAAACCGATGATGATACTTTTCCTCCCTGTGATTCAATAATTTCTGCAGCCTGGTCACGAGTCAATGTGGGCAATGTTCCAGTTAGTACAAATGTCTTGCCTTCAAATGTGGATGATTCTTCCCCACTTACTTTTCGGGTTTCTTCTACAGTTAAACCATATTCTTCCAGCCGGTTTACAATATCAATGTTCATTTCATCCTTGAAAAACAGCGAAATACTCTCAGCCATTTTTTCACCTATCCCATCAATTTCTGCAAACTTTTCCTCGTCTGCATCAACGATAGCTTTTAATGATCCAAATTCACTTGCTAATATTTTTGCTGCTGTAATTCCTATAAATGGAATACCGATGGCAAAAACCAATCGCCCCAAAGATTGTTTTTTACTTTCTTCCAAACCGGAAATTAGGTTTTCAGCACTTTTATCACCCATTCTTTCAAGAGTAGCAATATCCTCTTTTTTTAATGTATATAAATCTGCACTGTTATGAATTAATTCTTCTTCAACCAACAGCTCAACAAGAGAAATCCCTAATCCGGAAATATCCATTGCTCCCCGAGCAGCAAAATGGGCAATACGCCGCTTAACTTGTTCCGGACACTTATTATTATCACAACGGAGAGCAGCTTCCCCTTCTACCCTGCTAAGTTTTGTTTCGCAAACCGGACAGTGTTCCGGTATTTTCAATTCCTTGCTGTCAGCATTTCGTTTAGAAGAAATTACTTCAATCACTTTTGGGATAATATCCCCGCCCTTTTCTATAAAAACATGGTCGCCCACGCGAATGTCTTTTCGCTTAATTTCATCAACATTGTGTAAAGTTGCCCGCGAAACTGTTGTGCCGGCCAGGAAAACCTGTTCAAGCTCTGCAACCGGTGTTACCGCGCCTGTACGACCAACCTGCCAGGTTACGTCTTTAATAATTGTTTCTACCTTTAAGGCTTTAAATTTGAAAGCAATAGCCCATCGTGGACTTTTTGCAGTACTTCCCAATTTTTTTTGATGGCGTATCGAATTGACTTTTACAACA from Calditrichota bacterium carries:
- a CDS encoding STAS domain-containing protein encodes the protein MVNQVSEKNGIVIIALSGKIMGGPEAGQINEQINNFIDKGKINIVIDLEHVEWMNSSGLGILIGVITTLKNNGGKLVVTNVSDRILNLLKITKLVTVFEIEQDLDSALAAF
- the secF gene encoding protein translocase subunit SecF, producing the protein MQFFNNTNFALIDKRKMGYIVSATLLIISIGSLILHGGPKLNIDFTGGSLLHLQFEKNVEIQEFRDLLASRNLKGEIKHFGAENEISIRMSTEHIKEDIASLLSADINAAIPDNPFEILRNETVGPKIGVELLLDALYAIFVAMLLILLYVIVRFEFKFSIGAIAALAHDVIITLGIFSVFEIEISAPIIAAVLTIVGYSLNDTIVVFDRVRENLKAASKNIKDITDLVNKSLNETLSRTVVTSLTTLIVVVVLYFLGGEVLKTFAFALIIGVLIGTYSSIFVASPIVVDWKTKKA
- the secD gene encoding protein translocase subunit SecD produces the protein MKSNSTMRIVFIFIAIITALYLLYPTINLSMMSEVEKEELQKTDNDQLIELKSKAISLGLDLQGGMHVVLEVDVRKLMEKLAKYKNKEFVDALEETATRVDETDEDFVTVFEENLVKKEMRLERYYANADRRTREDVITFLNDQTVEAVDRSLEILRNRIDQFGVSEPTIQKAGGRRIILELAGVTDRNRVHRIIGKTALLEFKLLKDDVTTERVATRINEFIVSRISPNDTSKSSEVESDTTSTALEDLFGVTETSNDSTADSTSIAKNSLFEEGLFFQHPNDKNTLVVPVDNENKFKTIIELPEISKIIAETAGSAEFVWGSKKQLNDEFLQVYLVNAPVELSGETIIDTNPMQADLNDPSNIGKYEVSITLNDDGSKTFARVTGANIGKRLAIILDNKVYLAPNLQTKISNGRARITGMDTFDDAKDLSIILKAGALPAPVAIIEERTVGPSLGTDSIKSGGYSAALGLLIVMIFMVIYYRLSGFVANLALILNLVFIMAVMASFGATLTLPGIAGIILTIGMAVDANVLIFERVREEIRKGKTIRASLDQGYGKALITILDANVTTFIAGLVLYTFGSGPIKGFAVTLMIGIVASLFTAIIITRVIFNSVLDRSAVKQLSI
- the ligA gene encoding NAD-dependent DNA ligase LigA; amino-acid sequence: MNTKERIEQLRKELHEHDYKYYVQAQPTISDYDYDQLMKELQKLEEETGDFLPQSPTQRVSGEPTKDFPTVTHRFPMLSLANTYNEEEFREFDARVRKTLGESEKVEYITELKIDGLAISLLYNDGVFTRGTTRGDGTQGDDITVNLRTIRSIPLKVFNIENLPKEFEVRGEVYLPRENFERINKEREEQGEPLYMNPRNVAAGTIKMQDAKIVASRALQMFCYSMHSKNDDDLEEFHFQNLALLQKSGFHVNQYFKKCASIDQVIKFVDEWEKKRDSLSYDIDGIVVKVNSIRHQKKLGSTAKSPRWAIAFKFKALKVETIIKDVTWQVGRTGAVTPVAELEQVFLAGTTVSRATLHNVDEIKRKDIRVGDHVFIEKGGDIIPKVIEVISSKRNADSKELKIPEHCPVCETKLSRVEGEAALRCDNNKCPEQVKRRIAHFAARGAMDISGLGISLVELLVEEELIHNSADLYTLKKEDIATLERMGDKSAENLISGLEESKKQSLGRLVFAIGIPFIGITAAKILASEFGSLKAIVDADEEKFAEIDGIGEKMAESISLFFKDEMNIDIVNRLEEYGLTVEETRKVSGEESSTFEGKTFVLTGTLPTLTRDQAAEIIESQGGKVSSSVSKKTSYLLAGEKAGSKLTKAEKLGVEIISEQDLNNLIA